CGGTTAACTAGGGCGTTAGGCCTCATCTAGGACGATCTATCATGACCATTGCAGCCAATATCGTTACGGCACTTGTGGCGCTGCTCCATATCTACTTTCTCGTCCTAGAAATGTTTTTGTGGACAAAACCCGCAGGTCGAAAGGCCTTTGGCCTCAGTGCCGAGCAAGCGGAAGCAACGAAAGTTCTTGCCGCAAACCAGGGGCTTTACAACGGATTTCTTGCCGCCGGGCTAATTTGGAGCATTGCACTAGGCAGCTCTGGCTCGTCAGTAAAGCTCTTCTTCTTGGGCTGCGTTTTGATCGCAGGCATCTACGGAGCAATGACTGCGAGTCGCAAGATTCTCTTCATTCAAGGCATGCCTGCAGCTGTTGGCATCGCGCTTGTAGTGCTTAGCTAAAGCGACTGTGAGCCGTCCGTCCTTCGACAGGCAACGCGCAGAAACAGCACGGCCACAGCCAATCAGCAGCAACAGGCAGAATCTCTGGCAATCAAATCAAGGGAGCGGCCATGCACAGGCCAAGCATCAATGAGCGCAACCAGGCTGGCTTGGCCTCAACGCCCTCTCCTACGCTCCCCAGCCTAACTGGGCGGTCAAGCGGACACCAACAAGGGCCAAGGCTTCGCCATTGTCTTGGCCCTTGTTGGTACCCTCCGCACCTTCGGTGCTCCGGTGCCGCTTACCTTGGGCGTTAGGCCACTCTTGAACATCATCTCTGGAAGCTTTCATGACACCAGCAGTAAAGACTGCCGCAATAACTGGCGCAATCGCTATCGCAGCATTTGCTCTCAATCCATCCGCTGAACGGCACCGAAACCAGATCAAGGAGTCCATTGCAGAACGCAGCCCATTGGCTGGTCTGTTGGGCGTAGGGGCGTTGACTGCTTTTTCCAGCAACTATCATTCGCTGGGCGTAGCGTCCTACACGAGCATCAACAACAAGACAGTCTCCGTGGGCTTGCTGGGTATGGTGTTTGTTATCGACTCGCACAAGGACTTTTGAACTT
This sequence is a window from Aquabacterium sp. NJ1. Protein-coding genes within it:
- a CDS encoding DUF1304 domain-containing protein produces the protein MTIAANIVTALVALLHIYFLVLEMFLWTKPAGRKAFGLSAEQAEATKVLAANQGLYNGFLAAGLIWSIALGSSGSSVKLFFLGCVLIAGIYGAMTASRKILFIQGMPAAVGIALVVLS